In Nicotiana tabacum cultivar K326 chromosome 19, ASM71507v2, whole genome shotgun sequence, one DNA window encodes the following:
- the LOC107772006 gene encoding uncharacterized protein LOC107772006, producing the protein MGSGNGEDDRTFRVNNFTAEGFSKLRERVKDKLKEFMGDYTDDTLVEYVIVLLKNGRRKEEARNELNVFLGEDSDSFVAWLWDHLGSNIGLYVQQKDPDTGGGTKTKPASAEQAAKSDLHHLDSDADKVKSNKSRSRRREWKGLVTVEHPTLHSSLAESTPMEEEALQKVGHSKRSLSPQPELQRKRSRPEERPKKREGIRQPAIAATRRLLQFAVRDAVATSRPSNSNLESSPSLKRLRSVVSTSVEDPSLQERPQRIRSVARAPNAMATAIRAVAEAAKDVAKVRSSANVFDRLGCATGALDPSSRLEESKQAIAEDVQDQSFADASAYLHRSNYRGKHIGKSSLNDDAVVIYNSASDDEADHGISPVNKGAIDAPRTGARVKNIGQTPLVVEYGVADNANDILYKSQKDQDQPTFAPGAPHQPINVPLNVNTWKSPQYQEARQALEIENQRSTQSSEGLAIEPYMLLTKESTNPIAVANGNVKPYAGTQKESQKMASINQGLYSTGPPTEDSDSRTIFVNNVHFAATKDSLSRHFNKFGEVLKVVILTDVATGQPKGSAYVEFMRKESAENALSLDGTSFMSRILKVVRKSSATPEAASVTVWPRVTRAGPFAVSRFGRVPFPRGIPTLYRSRLPVRPGARSMQWKRDAQPTSAENSGLLTPSSNAVPSSIPRSMTYIRAESKTNGDSSAA; encoded by the exons ATGGGCAGTGGAAATGGAGAAGATGATCGGACGTTTAGGGTAAATAATTTCACTGCCGAAGGATTCTCGAAGCTTCGGGAACGAGTTAAGGATAAACTCAAGGAGTTCATGGGTGACTACACTGATGATACTCTCGTG GAATATGTTATAGTGTTGTTAAAAAATGGAAGGCGGAAAGAGGAAGCAAGAAATGAATTAAATGTTTTTCTCGGAGAAGACAGTGACTCATTTGTTGCTTG GCTATGGGATCACCTGGGATCAAATATAGGTCTTTATGTGCAGCAAAAGGATCCTGATACAGGAGGAGGGACAAAAACCAAACCTGCTAGTGCAGAGCAAGCTGCAAAGAGTGATTTGCACCACCTGGACTCTGATGCTGATAAAGTGAAGTCAAACAAATCTAGAAGCCGCCGAAGGGAATGGAAAGGGCTGGTTACCGTTGAACACCCTACTCTACATAGTTCTTTGGCAGAAAGCACTCCTATGGAGGAGGAAGCTCTTCAAAAAGTTGGTCATTCAAAGCGATCCCTTTCACCCCAGCCAGAACTTCAGAGAAAACGAAGCCGACCTGAAGAAAGGCCGAAAAAG AGGGAAGGCATTCGTCAACCAGCAATTGCTGCTACTCGAAGGTTGCTGCAATTTGCAGTAAGAGATGCCGTGGCTACTTCTAGGCCATCCAATTCCAATCTAGAATCCTCACCTTCACTAAAGCGTCTTCGCTCTGTGGTCTCTACATCTGTGGAGGACCCATCTCTTCAAGAACGCCCACAGAGGATACGATCGGTTGCAAGAGCACCAAATGCCATGGCCACCGCTATAAGAGCCGTCGCAGAAGCTGCAAAAGATGTGGCAAAAGTTAGATCGTCGGCTAATGTGTTTGACAGGCTGGGTTGTGCTACTGGCGCTCTCGATCCTTCAAGCCGATTGGAAGAATCTAAACAAGCTATTGCTGAAGATGTACAAGATCAATCTTTTGCTGATGCCTCAGCTTACCTTCACAGAAGTAATTATAGAGGAAAGCATATTGGGAAGTCTTCGTTGAACGATGATGCTGTGGTGATTTATAATTCAGCATCGGATGATGAAGCTGATCATGGTATCAGCCCTGTTAATAAAGGGGCTATAGATGCCCCGAGAACTGGTGCACGTGTAAAAAACATAGGCCAGACTCCACTTGTAGTTGAGTATGGTGTTGCTGACAATGCCAATGATATTTTGTACAAGTCACAGAAGGACCAGGATCAACCGACTTTTGCTCCTGGTGCTCCTCACCAGCCAATAAATGTTCCACTAAATGTGAATACCTGGAAATCACCTCAGTATCAGGAGGCAAGGCAGGCATTGGAGATAGAGAATCAGAGATCTACACAAAGCAGCGAAGGCTTGGCCATCGAACCTTACATGCTGTTGACCAAAGAAAGCACCAATCCCATTGCAGTTGCTAATGGAAAT GTGAAACCATATGCGGGCACACAGAAGGAATCTCAAAAGATGGCTTCTATTAATCAGG GTTTGTATTCTACTGGTCCACCTACAGAAGATTCTGATTCACGGACCATCTTTGTCAACAAT GTTCATTTTGCTGCTACAAAGGATAGTCTTTCTCGGCACTTCAATAAATTTGGGGAAGTGCTTAAAGTGGTCATCCTGACTGATGTAGCAACTGGGCAACCCAAAGG GTCAGCTTACGTGGAGTTCATGAGAAAAGAATCTGCAGAGAATGCTTTATCTCTTGATGGAACATCGTTCATGTCACGCATTCTGAAG GTTGTGAGGAAAAGCTCTGCTACTCCTGAAGCAGCATCTGTCACTGTATGGCCTCGTGTTACCAGGGCTGGTCCTTTTGCGGTTTCTAGGTTTGGTCGGGTTCCTTTTCCTAGAGGCATCCCCACTTTGTACAGGTCCCGGCTCCCAGTCAGGCCTGGTGCTAGAAGTATGCAATGGAAGCGTGATGCTCAGCCCACATCGGCTGAGAATTCCGGTTTGCTAACACCCTCAAGTAATGCAGTTCCTTCTTCCATTCCTCGGAGTATGACATATATACGAGCAGAATCTAAGACTAATGGAGATTCTAGTGCGGCTTAG